The following proteins are co-located in the Brevibacillus laterosporus DSM 25 genome:
- a CDS encoding DNA-deoxyinosine glycosylase, which produces MLQSFPPVITKSCTLLVLGSMPGAVSLRKHEYYGNPRNHFWPIMYELFQEPISESYEQRLAFLLDKRIALWDVIQNCEREGSLDSAIKQEKINDFDSLYEQYPAIKAVLFNGTKAYQSYKKYRGFLDDRLYLTLPSTSPTPSRYIKTMEDKLGKWQIVLELLDEKKDE; this is translated from the coding sequence ATGCTTCAATCTTTTCCACCCGTTATTACTAAATCCTGTACACTCCTAGTCCTTGGCAGTATGCCTGGTGCCGTCTCATTACGCAAACATGAGTATTATGGAAATCCACGTAATCATTTCTGGCCCATTATGTATGAACTATTCCAAGAACCTATTTCCGAGTCCTACGAACAGCGTCTGGCGTTTTTATTAGATAAAAGGATTGCCCTCTGGGATGTTATACAAAATTGCGAGCGGGAAGGCAGTCTCGACTCAGCGATCAAACAAGAAAAGATTAATGATTTTGACAGCTTATATGAACAGTATCCAGCTATTAAAGCTGTATTATTTAATGGAACAAAAGCTTATCAAAGCTACAAAAAATATCGTGGTTTTTTAGACGATCGTCTCTATCTGACATTACCTTCAACAAGTCCTACACCTAGTCGTTACATAAAGACCATGGAGGATAAGCTTGGAAAGTGGCAGATTGTACTGGAGCTATTAGATGAGAAAAAAGATGAGTAG
- a CDS encoding GNAT family N-acetyltransferase, producing MQIKLAHPLMAQEIAQFFHEHIAENSDSIANREYLCPDGSRAAVRRNQVLVALEGDVIAGALRFYPKKSTQTISLYQFAVAKNYRSKGLLYTMLQNLGDYPIEVLCPIQGSLNTYYSIKGWQCKGQNKGCNLWQWSVGATCR from the coding sequence ATGCAAATAAAACTAGCGCATCCGTTGATGGCCCAAGAGATCGCACAATTCTTTCATGAACATATCGCTGAAAATTCTGATTCGATTGCAAATCGTGAATACTTATGTCCAGATGGGTCCAGAGCAGCAGTCCGCAGAAACCAAGTGCTTGTGGCGCTAGAAGGAGATGTGATTGCCGGAGCTCTTCGATTTTATCCTAAAAAATCTACACAAACCATATCACTTTATCAATTTGCAGTTGCTAAAAACTATCGGAGCAAGGGATTATTGTATACCATGCTACAAAACCTTGGTGATTATCCTATCGAGGTTCTTTGTCCTATTCAGGGCAGTTTAAATACCTACTATTCTATAAAAGGATGGCAGTGTAAAGGTCAGAATAAAGGCTGTAACCTTTGGCAGTGGAGCGTAGGAGCCACATGTAGATAA
- a CDS encoding N-acetylmuramoyl-L-alanine amidase yields MAKPILMIDAGHGGTDPGAIGNQMQEKDLTLQISLYQLQRCRELLLPVVITRTTDTTLTPSQRTTLVKQSGATYCISNHINSGGGEGVEAIHSIFTTNKLANALAQAVAAEGQKFRRVYTRVGADGRDYYFMHRETGAVDTIIMEYGFIDHAGDAQKLKDNWKRYAEAVIKAFCGHIGHPYSPAIEGPSDDFELAVDALVQAKIITSPDYWKQNAVPNGIVVGDYAAQLIKNMANYLKAGA; encoded by the coding sequence ATGGCGAAACCGATTTTAATGATTGATGCAGGGCACGGTGGAACTGATCCGGGCGCAATTGGGAATCAGATGCAGGAGAAGGATTTGACGCTACAAATTAGCTTGTACCAGCTACAAAGGTGCAGGGAGTTACTTCTTCCTGTTGTTATCACTCGGACGACAGATACCACACTTACCCCATCTCAGCGTACTACGCTCGTCAAACAAAGCGGGGCCACCTACTGTATTTCCAACCACATCAACTCAGGTGGTGGGGAAGGTGTGGAAGCCATTCATTCTATTTTCACTACTAATAAACTAGCAAACGCCCTTGCTCAAGCAGTAGCAGCAGAGGGACAAAAATTTCGTAGAGTATACACACGAGTAGGCGCAGATGGGCGAGACTATTATTTCATGCATCGTGAAACAGGTGCAGTAGACACGATCATTATGGAATATGGATTTATTGATCATGCTGGGGATGCCCAAAAACTAAAAGACAATTGGAAACGCTATGCAGAAGCAGTGATCAAGGCTTTTTGCGGACATATTGGTCACCCGTATTCTCCTGCTATAGAAGGGCCTAGTGATGATTTTGAATTGGCTGTGGATGCTCTCGTACAGGCAAAAATCATAACCTCTCCTGACTATTGGAAACAGAATGCCGTCCCTAATGGAATTGTGGTTGGTGATTACGCTGCCCAGCTCATTAAAAATATGGCAAACTATCTGAAAGCGGGTGCCTGA